The Pseudomonas fluorescens genome segment CACCAAGAGCAGATCAAGGATAGGTCAGATTCGAGCAGCGGTAATGTAGGAAATTTCTTACGACACGCCAGCCTCCATCTGTGGTGTGCGATCTAGCTTGTCTGTGGACTGCCCCCGCGTTCCAGGATGCTGGCTAGCAACGATGCTGGCATGAAAAGAAATAGATCGCCGCATTCTCCACGATTCGCCACTTGGGAAATTTCCTACAGATACCACAGCTGATCCTGCTTACAGTGCCGCCATCACGACTTAACCACTCCTTCTATATAGGGATTTGAAATACCGTGAAGCGTCAATTCCCAACATACCTCGAAAGCGAATCTGGAGTCAGAGCTGCAGCAGCAAGCACTGCCCACTCTCAGCTACATCTTGTGGCTGATATCAAACGAGGTTTGGAGTCACAGGAATTTAAAGCCTTTATACAGCCCAAGATTCATCTGCTTGATCGCCAGGTCGCGGGCGGCGAGTTGTTGGCGCGCTGGAACCATCCTGTCAGGGGAGTTTTGCCAGCAGGGGAGTTTATCCCAGCGATGGTGCAGCACGGGCTGATCGACTCACTGCTCTGGATATTATTCAGACAGGGGTTGGCACTTCAGAGACAGCTGACGCAAATGGATGCTCTAGTGCCTCTTTCATTGAATTTACATCCAGTGCAACTAGCGAACAAAAATTTGGTAGAGAGGTTAATTGAAGAAATAGAAAGAAATAACGTAAGGCACAACAGCATTGTTTTTGAAATTTTGGAGTCCGCGACGCTCCCCGGTAGTTCCGCCGCTTACGAAAATGCGTTGCATTTAAGACGTGCAGGATGTGGATTGTCATTGGACGATTTTGGCTCAGGGTACTCAACGCTGGAGAGACTTATCGTATTGCCGTTTACCGAGGTGAAGCTCGATCGGGCATTTGTCCAGAGAGTTCCGGATGATTTTCAAGTTGAGGCGATCATCTCCTTCGCACTTGCGCTTACAGAGAAGCTGAGCATGTCAATGGTGGTAGAGGGCGTCGAAACTGGCACGCAATGTCAGCGTTTGATTCAGCTCGGTGTGCAATATGCACAAGGTTTCTTCTTTGCACGCTCTATGCCTTCGGAAGTATTTGTTGAATATTGCGGTAAATTCGGAAGGGGCGTCTCCAGCGCCCGTACTCGGTTGTTTTGAGAGGAATATGCAGAGGTTATTTTTAATCGCCTTGTTACCAAGCGCGAACAAATCAAAATTAATCGCACGACATTCATGGCTTCCTAAAATCTACTAATGCAATTGGAAATCTTATGAAACAATACATTAAAACGTTCGCGGCCGTATCGGCTGTTATTGCTAGTGTCCACTCCGTAGCTGCCACAAACGTGTCAGGTGGCGTGATCTCTTTTAACGGCATGATCACCGACACCACTTGCACAATCAATGGTGGCAAGAGTGCCGACTTCACTGTCGCACTTGCACCTATCACGGTGGCAGAGGCTGGGACGACAATAGGTCCAATCTTGAAGAACAAGAAGTCATTTTCAATGACCTTTTCGGGCTGTAATGCGGCCAGCAGTTCCGCGACTACGCCAGCTGCGCCGACCACGCCACTGATGATGTACTTTTCGTCAGCGGATAATATCTCCACCGATGGAAAATATCTGCTGAATAACTCGGTTAACGAGAGTGACGCGGCGGTTGCCAAAAACGTTGGCTTTTCTCTGGGCTTACCTGGAACGCAAACACCTGTGCAACTGAATACGCCGTTTAATACCGGGATCATCGGTGCAAAGAAGTCGCCCGATTCAGACACCCTAGTGTTCGACGCTTACTATTACAAGACAAACACGGCTGCTGCAAGGGTAGGGTCAATAAGCTCTAGTTTGATATATACCATTTCGTATCTCTGATACGTCCTTCGAAGCTCCAGGCCGCTACAGCAGGCCTGGTTTGAGGCATACGATGTTTAAGTTACTGATATTGGGGTGTTTCGTCTTGGGCTCCGCCTGTGCCCAAGCAAACATAATTTTGAATGGTACGCGAATTATTTACCATGAAAGTAAGGGATTTAAAACCGTACAACTGACGAGCACGGGGGCGGATGCTTCTTTAGTTCAGGCCTGGATTGATGATGGAGATGTCAACTCTACGCCTGAAACAGCGCAGGTACCGTTTTTGTTATCCCCTCCCATCGTCAAAGTGCTCGGCCACGGCGGGCAGCAACTCAGGATCGAAAAAACTGACCAACCGGTAGCCGGCGATCGTGAAAGTGTATTTTATTTGAATGTTCTAGAAATACCTGCATTTCCGGAACACTTGCAAGGGCAAAATACGCTGCAACTAGCCCTTAGAACACGCGTCAAGCTTTTTTTTCGCCCTAGCGCTCTGAAGTCGCTCCCTGGCTTCAGTAATGAAAACATCAGAATTATGGCACGCGGCACGGGTGTGTCTGTTTTCAATGACAACGCCTATCACTTGACGATTGTGCGAATTGCGGAAAAAAACTCGAGCGTTGAAATCGCGGGGTCCAACATGATTGCTCCTTATTCTTCATTGGACATACCAGGCAATACTAAGCTTGAGCCTGGTACTCAATATATTTTGACTTATGTTGACGACCTGGGTGCATACCGAGATGAAGTGGTCACATTGCGCTAAATCGATTTCTCAGGTAGAAACAATAAAGACTTTCGCTTGTTTTAGCGTACTAATGAGCGTCTCAACGGTGATGCATGAAGCGCGCGCGGAGTTGTTTGACACTTCGCTTCTGGCCGGCAGGTCGAAAGAATCAGATCTCTCCAGATTTTTGAGTAATGTTGAACTGCCTGCTGGCCGACATAAATTGGATGTTTATGTAAATGATCTATGGAAAGGCCGATTTAAGGTGTTGCTTGGTAGTACGCGAGAGGATGTTAAAATCGCCTCAACCGCTATTTCAGAACTGGGGCTGCAAACCTCCTGGGTGTCACCCGCTGCGGATTCCGATAATTGGATTCCGGTCCAATACATTTCAGAGGGGGCTACTTTTGTCTTGGATATCAGCACACAGAGCCTTCGCGTGAGTGTCCCTCAGGCCTATGTACGACGTACTGATGAAAGCTACATTGATCCGCAGTTCTGGGATCCTGGACTGCCTGCATTGATCCTTGGCTACAATGCTGTTTATAACCGGCTGGAAGCCCAAAGTACAAATGTCGCCACCAATGACTTTTACTCAGGCCTGAATCTAGGTGTAAATATCGGCGGGTGGCAGTTTAGAGAGCTTGGCTCGGCAAGTAAGCGGTCCGACGAGCGGATCCAGTACCAGTCGAATCTCCGTTATGCGCAAAATAATATTGCGTCACTGAAGTCCGTGGTAAGAGTCGGTGAGTTTTATTCCGGCGGGGAATTATTTGAATCTGTTAAAACCAAAGGCGTCGGTTTGTCTTCGGACATCAACATGCTTCCTAATTCAATGCAAGCATTTTCTCCAGTGGTCCGAGGAACCGCCAGAACCAATGCACTGGTGATAGTGAAGCAGAACGGTAGCATCATCTATCAGGAAAACGTACCGCCAGGTCCCTTCGTGATTGATGCATTACCGCAGACCGGTTCGGCGGGGGATCTCACAGTGATTGTTCAAGAGGCTAGCGGAGAGGTCACTTCATTCACAATACCTTTTTCGTCTGTTCCAAGCATGCTGAAAGCTGGTGTCAGTAAATACGCTTTAACATTGGGCTCAGCAGTACAACCTAATACGAACTATACCCCGGATTTTTTTCAGGCTACCTGGCAACGAGGGCTTGATAATCGCGCGACGGGTTACCTCGGAAGTACAATGAGCCCCGAATATCAAGCGTACCTGATCGGCGGCGCCTTTAATTTGCCAGTGGGTGCTCTGTCTCTGGACGTTACCCATGCACGCACGGATCTAAAAGAGCGAAATTTCACCGGTCAGAGTATTCGAATCACCTACAGTAAACTACTCGATGCCACTGCCACAAATTTTACGCTAGGCGCTTTTCGGTACTCAAGTGCAAATTTCTATACGTTCGATGATGCCATTTATGCGAAAGAAAATAATTTCAGCAAAAATCGAAAAAAATACCAGAATCGATTTGACATACATCAGACCGAAGACACTTCTGTTATTGACATGAAGACCTGGGATTCGTTAACCGGTGCACGGCCGCGTAACAATTTCAGCCTCAATATTAGTCAACGCCTGCCCGGCGAATGGGGGTCTGTATATTTCGCAGGCGTGCAACGAGATTACTGGGGCTCCAACAAAAAAAGTCGGGAGTACCAGTTTGGCTTTTCAAAATCGTTTAACCAGGTATCCATTAGTCTGTCCGTCAACAAGGTTCGTGATTCACATGGGCATGAGCAGACGCGGTCGTATATTGGTTTTACTATTCCATTCGAGATGTTCTCCAATCGTGCAACCCTCGCCAGTAGTGTTTCATTTGCCGAATCACGTTATTCGCAAAGCAATACGAGTGTCAGCGGTAGCGCCCTGCAATCTCAACGACTTAGTTATAGTGTGGCGGCGAGTCACGACCCTGAGAACCGTGCCATCAGTGTGGGCAGCACTTACCGCGCCAACAACGTCACCGTCGGGGGGACCCTCGGTGAAGCATCCGATTACCGACAGTTTGGCTTGGACGCACGCGGCACGGTGGTCATGATTCCAGGAAAAATTCTGGCATCCAATGATATGGGTAATACGATGCTAGTTGTCGAAGCTCCCAAGGCCAAGGGAATGGTTGTCAATGGTGATGCCAGTGTCGTTACCGATGAAGATGGTTACGCGCTTGTACCTTACGCAAGCCCGTACCGCACAAATTCAATCATGCTGTCCGAGGGAGCTAATACCTCGGGAGGGAGAGTCATAGGCAACGTTGCTCACAGCGTGCCGTTTGCCGACGCAGTGGCAAAGGTCACATTCAAAACTGACTTGCGTCAGGCGTTGAACTTTCGTGCTTTACATGCAAATGGTTCCCCGTTGCCCTTCGGCGCCGAGGTGCTGGATCAAGCCGGGAACTCTATCGGCTATGTTGGCCAAGCTAGTACGTTATATATAAATTATGACAAACGACCATCACAGCTAACAGTGCGTATGCATGACAGTGTCTGCGCTATAAACCTGCCGGATGTACTCGCGCCTCGAGCGTCCGTTTCGTGTCGATAAGTGGAGACGTGCTGATGTCTGTTTGGTCAACAACCAAGTTGTTTTTTGCTGTTTTGTTATTGAACCTTATTTTCAACTATGCCGCCAATGCAACGTGCTATGATGATATTACATCCCGAGGCCCTGATATTGTGCTGGATCTTTCGGAGCGCTTAAAAAAGGATATTTCCCCAACGTGGACGACGACAGTTTATACTAATTTTACGAATCGGCCGTTTAGTTGTTCTGGAGGCGAACAACTAAAGTATCAATCTGCTCTTAAAAAATCTGGCGGGGTATTAATCGGATTTCACAATGGCGCCTATTGGATTCGGGTAGAAATAATCTCGATGCCGGAATCCATACCCATGAAATCGGGTTCACATCGAGGCGCCGAGGTGAATACGGCCATTACGATGCGATTTACCTTGGAAAACGTGACTGGACCTGACGAGACAAAATTTGGCAGTAGCGTGGCGCTGCTCAAAAATTTCGTAAATGTCGTCGACGACTCAAACATGGGTTTGCTTGAATGGATTGGTTCAATTTTCAGCTCGGCGTACTATCTGGTGGCCGGAGCGCCCGATTGGAAAAGAAATATGTTCACTCAAAACTTGGCATTGATCTACACGCCCACCTATACCACTTGCAAGTTGGACAACCCCGGGCTAACCGTCAGTCTTCCAGAGGTCGGCATTTCAAGCCTTACCGCAGGTTCGCGGATTGGCTATACTCCATTTAATTTAAACTTTAGCTGTGACAACCTCCGGGGAATGGGTTCTCGGACCGCATGGTTGACATTTTCCTCTCTAGTACTGACTTGGGCACTCGGGATACCTATCTGGTTGATCAACGCCCCTTGCAGCGCAAGGAGTCGGAATCATGCTGGTTGCTGCAAACAACCCATCGGCGCCCGTGATATTTTCACGATCATCGATGGCACGCGGACGAGCGACTTCGATTCACAGATTGCAACCCGGTATTTATAGCCCCGATCTCTTTAGCGTCTCACTGGGTGCGTTCTACTTCCCGTTTGCTCCAGACAAAGTGACTGTCGGCCCCATCAAAGCATCTGCCACCGTCAATATTACTTACCAGTAGGAAGGCAAGCCTGACCATGCTCTGGAGAAATCCTGAAAAAGTCCTGATTTGACAAAATAACCGGACACCAATCGCTGAGCTTTTCAATGAAGAAGCATTTAAGCAATGGCGTCAGAACCACCTATCGATGTGTTCGGAATTAGTCGACTTATTAAAATGGGGCTCCGAAACCGGCTCCTACAGTAACGACAGTGGATAGCTGACAATCAAGCGGTTTTCATCAAACTCCAGGGAGCTGTAATCCCTGCGCAAAGTGGAGTTGCGCCACCGCACACTGAGGTTCTTGGCCAGTCCAGTTTGCACCACATACGCCAGTTCCGATTCACGGCCCCATTCCTTGCCATCGCTCACGGTACCGACGTGGGCGTTGCTGCCGCTGATGTAGCGGGTCATCAATGTGAGGCCCGGCAGGCCCAGATCCACGCAGTCATGGTCATAACGCACCTGCCAGGAGCGCTCTTGTGCCGCGTCATAACTGGAGTTGTAGCTGTCGTTCGCCAAGCTGGTGCCCGCGGTGCCATTCACTCGCATCCAAGCGTTATCCCCGAACATCCGTTGTCCGCCGAGATAAAACGTGTGGGCACCAATTTTCGCCGACAGCATGGCCGACCATGCCCGGTTTTCCAGATCTCCGGCCAGGGCCTTACCGTTTTCTTTGCCCGTGAAATAACCCAGGTTAGCCCCCAGCACCCAGTTGCCTGCCTGTTGGCTGTGGGTCAAGTTGAAATAGCGTTGCTGGTAGATATCAACCAACTCCGAATACCAGACGCCCGCTTGGGTGTTTTTCTCGTTGAACTGGTATTCGACGCCGCCGAAGTTGAAGCGGTCCGAGGTTACCTTCGCACGGCCAGCCATAAACATGGCTTCCATGCTTGCGTCATTACGTGGACTGTTGGCGCGGAATTGACCGCCATACAAGGTCAGGCCGTTGAGTTCGCGAGACGTCAATTGCGCCCCGCGAAAGGTCTGGGTCAGCGAGCGTCCATCGTCGGAACGCAACACCGGCAAGACTGGCGCCCATTCGCCGGCCCTGAATTCGGTGCTGGAGATTTTCGCTTTCAATGCCACTCCGAACCGGCCAAAATCATCCGCCGGGCGACCTTTATCATGTACCGGCAGCAATTGAGTGTTGCCAGTGCCCTTGCCCCCGTCGAGTTTCACCGAATACAGGCCCAGCACATCCAGGCCGAAGCCAATGGTGCCCGAGGTGAAACCCGAGCGTGCATCGAGGATGGAACTCTGAGTCCACTCTTCGGCCTTGGCTTGGGAATAATTGCGATCGACAAAGTTGCGATTGATATAAAAGTTGCGCAGGTTCAGCGAGGCCTTGGCATCGTCAATAAAACCTTCGGCGT includes the following:
- a CDS encoding EAL domain-containing protein, encoding MKRQFPTYLESESGVRAAAASTAHSQLHLVADIKRGLESQEFKAFIQPKIHLLDRQVAGGELLARWNHPVRGVLPAGEFIPAMVQHGLIDSLLWILFRQGLALQRQLTQMDALVPLSLNLHPVQLANKNLVERLIEEIERNNVRHNSIVFEILESATLPGSSAAYENALHLRRAGCGLSLDDFGSGYSTLERLIVLPFTEVKLDRAFVQRVPDDFQVEAIISFALALTEKLSMSMVVEGVETGTQCQRLIQLGVQYAQGFFFARSMPSEVFVEYCGKFGRGVSSARTRLF
- a CDS encoding fimbrial protein, which gives rise to MKQYIKTFAAVSAVIASVHSVAATNVSGGVISFNGMITDTTCTINGGKSADFTVALAPITVAEAGTTIGPILKNKKSFSMTFSGCNAASSSATTPAAPTTPLMMYFSSADNISTDGKYLLNNSVNESDAAVAKNVGFSLGLPGTQTPVQLNTPFNTGIIGAKKSPDSDTLVFDAYYYKTNTAAARVGSISSSLIYTISYL
- a CDS encoding fimbrial biogenesis chaperone, with the protein product MFKLLILGCFVLGSACAQANIILNGTRIIYHESKGFKTVQLTSTGADASLVQAWIDDGDVNSTPETAQVPFLLSPPIVKVLGHGGQQLRIEKTDQPVAGDRESVFYLNVLEIPAFPEHLQGQNTLQLALRTRVKLFFRPSALKSLPGFSNENIRIMARGTGVSVFNDNAYHLTIVRIAEKNSSVEIAGSNMIAPYSSLDIPGNTKLEPGTQYILTYVDDLGAYRDEVVTLR
- a CDS encoding fimbria/pilus outer membrane usher protein, which codes for MKWSHCAKSISQVETIKTFACFSVLMSVSTVMHEARAELFDTSLLAGRSKESDLSRFLSNVELPAGRHKLDVYVNDLWKGRFKVLLGSTREDVKIASTAISELGLQTSWVSPAADSDNWIPVQYISEGATFVLDISTQSLRVSVPQAYVRRTDESYIDPQFWDPGLPALILGYNAVYNRLEAQSTNVATNDFYSGLNLGVNIGGWQFRELGSASKRSDERIQYQSNLRYAQNNIASLKSVVRVGEFYSGGELFESVKTKGVGLSSDINMLPNSMQAFSPVVRGTARTNALVIVKQNGSIIYQENVPPGPFVIDALPQTGSAGDLTVIVQEASGEVTSFTIPFSSVPSMLKAGVSKYALTLGSAVQPNTNYTPDFFQATWQRGLDNRATGYLGSTMSPEYQAYLIGGAFNLPVGALSLDVTHARTDLKERNFTGQSIRITYSKLLDATATNFTLGAFRYSSANFYTFDDAIYAKENNFSKNRKKYQNRFDIHQTEDTSVIDMKTWDSLTGARPRNNFSLNISQRLPGEWGSVYFAGVQRDYWGSNKKSREYQFGFSKSFNQVSISLSVNKVRDSHGHEQTRSYIGFTIPFEMFSNRATLASSVSFAESRYSQSNTSVSGSALQSQRLSYSVAASHDPENRAISVGSTYRANNVTVGGTLGEASDYRQFGLDARGTVVMIPGKILASNDMGNTMLVVEAPKAKGMVVNGDASVVTDEDGYALVPYASPYRTNSIMLSEGANTSGGRVIGNVAHSVPFADAVAKVTFKTDLRQALNFRALHANGSPLPFGAEVLDQAGNSIGYVGQASTLYINYDKRPSQLTVRMHDSVCAINLPDVLAPRASVSCR
- a CDS encoding OprD family porin, translated to MSADGHAEGFIDDAKASLNLRNFYINRNFVDRNYSQAKAEEWTQSSILDARSGFTSGTIGFGLDVLGLYSVKLDGGKGTGNTQLLPVHDKGRPADDFGRFGVALKAKISSTEFRAGEWAPVLPVLRSDDGRSLTQTFRGAQLTSRELNGLTLYGGQFRANSPRNDASMEAMFMAGRAKVTSDRFNFGGVEYQFNEKNTQAGVWYSELVDIYQQRYFNLTHSQQAGNWVLGANLGYFTGKENGKALAGDLENRAWSAMLSAKIGAHTFYLGGQRMFGDNAWMRVNGTAGTSLANDSYNSSYDAAQERSWQVRYDHDCVDLGLPGLTLMTRYISGSNAHVGTVSDGKEWGRESELAYVVQTGLAKNLSVRWRNSTLRRDYSSLEFDENRLIVSYPLSLL